The proteins below are encoded in one region of Bifidobacterium catenulatum DSM 16992 = JCM 1194 = LMG 11043:
- the adhE gene encoding bifunctional acetaldehyde-CoA/alcohol dehydrogenase, translated as MADAKKEEPTKPTPEEKLAAAEAEVDALVKKGLKALDDFEKLDQKQVDRIVAKASVAALNKHLVLAKMAVEETGRGLVEDKATKNIFACEHVTNYLAGQKTVGIIREDDVMGIDEIAEPVGVVAGVTPVTNPTSTAIFKSLIALKTRCPIIFGFHPGAQKCSVEAAKIVRDAAIEAGAPENCIQWIEHPSIEATGALMKHDGIATILATGGPGMVKAAYSSGKPALGVGAGNAPAYVDKNVDIVRAANDLVLSKHFDYGMICATEQAIIADKEVYAPLIKELKRRKAYFVNDEEKAKLEQYMFGCTAYSGQTPKLNSVVPGKSPQYIAKAAGFEIPEDATILAAECKEIGENEPLTMEKLAPVQAVLKSDNKEQAFEMCEAMLKHGAGHTAAIHTNDQALVREYGQRMHACRIIWNSPSSLGGVGDIYNAIAPSLTLGCGSYGGNSVSGNVQAVNLLNIKRIARRNNNMQWFKIPAKTYFEPNAIKYLRDMYGIEKAVIVCDKVMEQLGVVDKIIDQLRARSNRVTFRIIDYVEPEPSVETVERGATMMREEFEPDTIIAVGGGSPMDASKIMWLLYEHPEISFSDVREKFFDIRKRAFKIPPLGKKAKLVCIPTSSGTGSEVTPFAVITDHKTGYKYPITDYALTPSVAIVDPVLARTQPRKLASDAGFDALTHSFEAYVSVYANDFTDGMALHAAKLIWDNLAESVNGEPGEDKIKAQEKMHNAATMAGMAFGSAFLGMCHGMAHTIGALCHVAHGRTNSILLPYVIRYNGSIPEEPTSWPKYNKYVAPERYQEIAKNLGVNPGKTPEEGVENLAKAVEDYRDNKLGMNKSFQECGVDEDYFWSVLDQIGMRAYEDQCAPANPRIPQIEDMKDIAIAAYYGVSQAEGHKLRVQRQGEAATEEASERA; from the coding sequence GTGGCAGACGCAAAGAAGGAAGAGCCGACCAAGCCGACTCCGGAAGAGAAGCTCGCCGCAGCCGAGGCTGAGGTCGACGCTCTGGTCAAGAAGGGCCTGAAGGCTCTTGACGATTTCGAAAAGCTCGATCAGAAGCAGGTTGACCGTATCGTCGCCAAGGCTTCCGTCGCAGCGCTGAACAAGCATCTGGTGCTCGCCAAGATGGCCGTTGAGGAAACCGGCCGTGGTCTGGTGGAAGACAAAGCCACTAAGAACATTTTCGCCTGCGAACACGTCACCAACTATCTGGCCGGACAGAAGACCGTCGGCATCATTCGCGAAGACGATGTCATGGGCATCGATGAGATCGCCGAACCGGTCGGCGTCGTCGCCGGCGTGACCCCGGTCACCAACCCGACCTCCACCGCCATCTTCAAGTCGCTAATCGCACTGAAGACCCGTTGTCCGATCATCTTCGGCTTCCACCCGGGCGCGCAGAAGTGCTCCGTAGAAGCCGCCAAGATCGTGCGTGACGCGGCCATCGAGGCAGGCGCTCCCGAGAACTGTATCCAGTGGATCGAGCACCCGTCCATCGAAGCCACCGGCGCCCTGATGAAGCATGACGGTATCGCCACCATCCTCGCCACCGGTGGTCCGGGCATGGTCAAGGCCGCATACTCCTCCGGCAAGCCGGCCCTCGGCGTCGGCGCTGGCAACGCTCCGGCATATGTCGACAAGAACGTTGACATCGTGCGCGCCGCCAACGATCTGGTGCTCTCCAAGCACTTCGATTACGGCATGATCTGCGCCACCGAGCAGGCCATCATCGCCGACAAGGAAGTCTACGCTCCGCTGATCAAGGAACTCAAGCGTCGCAAGGCCTACTTCGTGAACGACGAAGAGAAGGCCAAGCTTGAGCAGTACATGTTCGGCTGCACCGCATACTCCGGCCAGACCCCGAAGCTCAACTCTGTGGTGCCGGGCAAGTCCCCGCAGTACATCGCCAAGGCCGCAGGCTTTGAGATTCCGGAAGACGCCACCATTCTTGCCGCCGAGTGCAAGGAAATCGGCGAAAACGAGCCGCTGACCATGGAGAAGCTCGCTCCGGTCCAGGCCGTGTTGAAGTCCGACAACAAGGAACAGGCCTTCGAAATGTGCGAAGCCATGCTCAAGCATGGTGCAGGCCACACCGCAGCCATCCATACCAACGATCAGGCTCTGGTCCGCGAATACGGCCAGCGCATGCACGCATGCCGCATCATCTGGAACTCTCCGAGCTCCCTCGGCGGCGTGGGTGATATCTACAATGCCATCGCACCGTCGCTGACCCTCGGCTGCGGCTCCTACGGTGGCAACTCCGTGTCCGGCAACGTCCAGGCAGTCAACCTTCTCAACATCAAGCGCATCGCTCGGAGGAACAACAACATGCAGTGGTTCAAGATTCCGGCCAAGACTTACTTCGAGCCGAACGCCATCAAGTACCTGCGCGACATGTACGGCATCGAAAAGGCCGTCATCGTGTGCGATAAGGTCATGGAGCAGCTCGGCGTGGTCGACAAGATCATCGACCAGCTGCGTGCACGTTCCAACCGCGTGACCTTCCGTATCATCGACTACGTCGAGCCGGAGCCGAGCGTCGAGACCGTCGAGCGCGGCGCCACCATGATGCGCGAGGAGTTCGAGCCGGACACCATCATCGCAGTCGGCGGTGGTTCTCCGATGGACGCATCCAAGATCATGTGGCTGCTGTACGAGCACCCGGAAATCTCCTTCTCCGATGTGCGTGAGAAGTTCTTCGATATCCGCAAGCGCGCCTTCAAGATCCCGCCGCTGGGCAAGAAGGCCAAGCTCGTGTGCATCCCGACCTCTTCCGGCACTGGTTCCGAAGTCACGCCGTTTGCTGTGATCACCGACCATAAGACCGGCTACAAGTACCCGATCACCGATTACGCGCTGACACCGTCCGTCGCCATCGTCGATCCGGTGCTGGCACGCACCCAGCCGCGCAAGCTCGCGTCCGATGCCGGTTTCGACGCCCTGACCCACTCCTTCGAGGCATACGTCTCCGTCTACGCCAACGATTTCACCGATGGCATGGCGCTGCACGCGGCCAAGCTGATTTGGGACAACCTCGCCGAGTCCGTCAACGGCGAGCCGGGCGAAGACAAGATCAAGGCCCAGGAGAAGATGCATAACGCCGCCACCATGGCCGGCATGGCATTCGGCTCCGCATTCCTTGGCATGTGCCACGGCATGGCCCACACCATCGGTGCTCTGTGCCACGTTGCCCACGGTCGTACCAACTCCATCCTGCTGCCGTACGTCATCCGCTACAACGGCTCCATCCCGGAGGAACCAACCAGCTGGCCGAAGTATAACAAGTACGTCGCTCCGGAACGCTACCAGGAGATCGCCAAGAACCTTGGCGTGAACCCGGGCAAGACTCCGGAAGAGGGTGTCGAAAACCTGGCCAAGGCCGTCGAGGACTACCGTGACAACAAGCTCGGCATGAACAAGAGCTTCCAGGAGTGCGGTGTGGACGAGGACTATTTCTGGTCCGTCCTTGACCAGATCGGCATGCGTGCCTACGAAGATCAGTGCGCTCCGGCAAATCCGCGTATCCCGCAGATCGAGGATATGAAGGATATCGCCATTGCCGCCTACTACGGCGTCAGCCAGGCGGAAGGCCACAAGCTGCGCGTCCAGCGTCAGGGTGAGGCCGCCACGGAAGAGGCTTCCGAGCGCGCATGA
- the rpsJ gene encoding 30S ribosomal protein S10 translates to MAGQKIRIRLKSYDHEVIDQSAKKIVETVTNAGATVVGPVPLPTEKNVFVVIRSPHKYKDSREHFEMRTHKRLIDIVDPTPKAVDSLMHIDLPADVNIEIKL, encoded by the coding sequence ATGGCGGGACAGAAAATCCGCATCAGGCTTAAGTCCTATGACCATGAGGTCATCGACCAATCGGCGAAGAAGATCGTCGAAACGGTGACGAACGCGGGCGCAACTGTGGTTGGCCCGGTTCCGCTCCCGACCGAGAAGAACGTGTTCGTCGTTATCCGTTCTCCTCACAAGTACAAGGATTCTCGCGAGCATTTCGAGATGCGCACTCATAAGCGTCTCATCGACATTGTGGACCCGACCCCGAAGGCCGTGGATTCCCTTATGCACATTGATCTGCCCGCAGACGTGAACATCGAGATCAAGCTGTAA
- the rplC gene encoding 50S ribosomal protein L3, with amino-acid sequence MSNRTALLGKKLGMSQVWDENGFFVPVTLVDVSTNVVTAVKSEESDGYKAVQLGYGQVDPTKVTKPLAGHFAKAGVTPRRHLAEVRTDNAEEFEPGQELTAELFPEGTLVDVTGTTKGKGFAGTIKRWGFKSYRRTHGSHKNERRPGSVGACATPSRILKGKRMAGRMGHVTNTTLNLTIVSSDVENGVLAIKGAIPGPKGSIVLVRSAVKGA; translated from the coding sequence ATGTCTAATCGCACCGCACTGCTGGGCAAGAAGCTCGGCATGTCTCAGGTCTGGGACGAGAACGGTTTCTTCGTTCCTGTGACCCTTGTTGATGTCTCCACTAACGTGGTGACCGCTGTCAAGTCCGAAGAGTCCGACGGCTACAAGGCTGTTCAGCTTGGCTACGGCCAGGTTGACCCGACCAAGGTGACTAAGCCGCTCGCCGGTCACTTCGCCAAGGCTGGCGTCACCCCGCGTCGTCACCTCGCTGAGGTCCGTACTGATAACGCCGAAGAGTTCGAGCCGGGTCAGGAGCTGACCGCTGAGCTGTTCCCGGAGGGTACCTTGGTCGACGTGACCGGTACCACCAAGGGCAAGGGCTTCGCAGGCACCATCAAGCGCTGGGGCTTCAAGTCCTATCGTCGTACCCACGGCTCTCACAAGAACGAGCGCCGTCCTGGTTCTGTTGGCGCATGCGCTACCCCGAGCCGTATCCTCAAGGGCAAGCGTATGGCTGGCCGCATGGGTCATGTAACTAACACCACGCTGAACCTCACCATCGTTTCGTCGGATGTTGAGAACGGCGTGCTCGCCATCAAGGGTGCCATCCCGGGCCCGAAGGGCAGCATCGTTCTCGTCCGTTCGGCAGTGAAGGGAGCCTGA
- the rplD gene encoding 50S ribosomal protein L4 produces MANVTLNVTDNQGNATGTVEAPAEIFGFSAEEVQSRIPLIHQVVVAQRAAARQGTHATKTRGMVSGGGRKPWKQKGTGRARQGSIRAPQWYHGGTVFGPQPRDYSQRTPKKMKAAALKYVLSDRANAGHVAVVDFGVSEAPSTKAAVAALTPVTENKFTTVVLSRENVNEWLSVRNIPTVHPIFADQLNTYDVVTAQYVVFSKEGFDAFLAAKAEPAAKEA; encoded by the coding sequence ATGGCAAACGTTACTCTGAACGTTACCGATAACCAGGGCAATGCAACCGGAACCGTCGAGGCTCCGGCTGAGATCTTCGGCTTCTCTGCCGAAGAAGTCCAGTCCCGTATTCCGCTGATCCACCAGGTTGTGGTGGCCCAGCGCGCCGCTGCTCGCCAGGGCACCCATGCCACCAAGACTCGTGGCATGGTTTCCGGTGGTGGCCGCAAGCCGTGGAAGCAGAAGGGCACCGGTCGTGCTCGTCAGGGCTCCATCCGCGCACCGCAGTGGTACCACGGTGGCACCGTGTTCGGTCCGCAGCCGCGTGACTACTCCCAGCGCACCCCGAAGAAGATGAAGGCCGCTGCTCTCAAGTACGTGCTTTCCGATCGCGCCAACGCAGGTCACGTGGCAGTCGTGGACTTCGGCGTTTCCGAAGCCCCGTCCACCAAGGCCGCTGTTGCCGCTCTTACCCCGGTGACCGAGAACAAGTTCACCACCGTGGTGCTCTCTCGCGAGAATGTGAACGAATGGCTTTCCGTTCGTAACATCCCGACCGTTCACCCGATCTTCGCCGATCAGCTCAACACGTACGACGTGGTCACCGCTCAGTACGTGGTCTTCTCCAAGGAAGGCTTCGACGCTTTCCTCGCTGCGAAGGCTGAGCCGGCTGCAAAGGAGGCCTGA
- the rplW gene encoding 50S ribosomal protein L23 encodes MVAIHKPAHDIILKPVVSEKSYALSDRGQYTFVVAPNANKVQIKQAIEEIFNVKVTNVNTLNRAGKRQRTRNGFGQRVNQKRAIVTVAEGQTIDIFGN; translated from the coding sequence ATGGTCGCTATTCACAAGCCCGCACACGACATCATCCTCAAGCCTGTTGTTTCTGAGAAGAGCTACGCTCTGTCCGATCGCGGTCAGTACACCTTCGTGGTGGCTCCGAACGCGAACAAGGTTCAGATCAAGCAGGCAATCGAAGAGATCTTCAATGTCAAGGTGACGAACGTCAACACCCTCAACCGCGCCGGCAAGCGTCAGCGCACCCGCAACGGTTTCGGCCAGCGCGTCAATCAGAAGCGCGCCATCGTGACCGTCGCCGAGGGCCAGACGATCGACATCTTCGGTAACTGA
- the rplB gene encoding 50S ribosomal protein L2 — protein sequence MAIRVYKPTTAGRRNASVSDFSELTRSTPEKSLVRKLSKTGGRNSYGRMTSRHRGGGHKRQYRLIDFKRWDKDGVPATVAHIEYDPNRSARIALLHYADGEKRYIIAPEGIKQGDVIETGAQADIKPGNNLPLRNIPTGTVVHAIELRPLGGAKIARSAGASVQLVAKDGAYAQLRMPSGEIRNVDARCRATVGEVGNSDHANIQLGKAGRARWMGKRPITRGESMNPVDHPHGGRTRGGKPPVSPWGKGEVRTRRPKKASNKMIVRRRPNGKNRK from the coding sequence ATGGCTATCCGCGTTTATAAGCCGACGACTGCAGGCCGCCGTAACGCGTCCGTCTCGGACTTCTCCGAGCTTACGCGTTCCACGCCTGAGAAGTCGCTGGTTCGCAAACTCAGCAAGACTGGCGGTCGTAACTCCTACGGCCGTATGACCTCCCGTCATCGTGGCGGCGGTCACAAGCGCCAGTACCGTCTCATCGACTTCAAGCGTTGGGACAAGGACGGCGTGCCGGCAACGGTCGCTCACATTGAGTACGACCCGAACCGTTCCGCTCGCATCGCACTGCTGCACTACGCAGATGGTGAGAAGCGTTACATCATCGCTCCGGAAGGCATCAAGCAGGGTGACGTCATCGAGACCGGCGCCCAGGCTGATATCAAGCCGGGCAACAACCTGCCGCTGCGCAACATCCCGACTGGTACCGTGGTGCACGCGATTGAGCTCCGCCCGCTGGGTGGCGCCAAGATCGCTCGTTCCGCAGGTGCTTCCGTACAGCTCGTCGCCAAGGATGGCGCTTACGCCCAGCTGCGTATGCCGTCCGGCGAAATCCGCAACGTGGATGCTCGCTGCCGCGCAACCGTTGGTGAGGTCGGCAACTCTGATCACGCCAACATCCAGCTCGGTAAGGCAGGTCGTGCACGTTGGATGGGCAAGCGCCCGATCACCCGTGGTGAATCCATGAACCCTGTCGATCACCCGCACGGCGGTCGTACCCGCGGTGGCAAGCCGCCGGTTTCTCCGTGGGGCAAGGGCGAGGTTCGTACCCGCCGTCCGAAGAAGGCTTCGAACAAGATGATTGTTCGTCGTCGCCCGAATGGTAAGAACCGTAAGTAA
- the rpsS gene encoding 30S ribosomal protein S19 — translation MTRSIKKGPFVDAHLQKKVDEQNEKGTHNVIKTWSRRSMITPDFIGHTFAVHDGRKHVPVFVTESMVGHKLGEFAPTKTFKGHVKDDKKARR, via the coding sequence ATGACTCGTAGCATCAAGAAGGGCCCCTTCGTCGACGCCCACCTGCAGAAGAAAGTCGACGAGCAGAACGAGAAGGGTACGCACAACGTCATCAAGACGTGGTCCCGTCGTTCGATGATCACCCCTGATTTCATCGGACACACCTTCGCCGTTCACGATGGCCGCAAGCACGTTCCGGTGTTCGTCACCGAATCCATGGTTGGCCACAAGCTCGGTGAGTTCGCCCCGACCAAGACCTTCAAGGGTCATGTGAAGGACGACAAGAAGGCACGCCGCTAA
- the rplV gene encoding 50S ribosomal protein L22, with protein MEAKAIARHVRVTPRKARRMVDLIRGKKATEAITILKFAPQDASLPVRKVLESAIANARVKADKAGEPFRENDLVVKETYVDEGVTLKRFRARAQGRAARINKRTSHITVVVANKEGNR; from the coding sequence ATGGAAGCTAAAGCAATCGCTCGTCACGTCCGCGTGACGCCGCGCAAGGCTCGCCGTATGGTCGACCTCATCCGAGGCAAGAAGGCGACCGAAGCCATCACCATTCTGAAGTTCGCTCCGCAGGACGCATCCCTTCCGGTGCGTAAGGTCCTAGAGAGCGCCATCGCGAACGCTCGCGTGAAGGCCGACAAGGCCGGCGAACCGTTCCGTGAGAACGACCTGGTCGTGAAGGAGACCTATGTGGACGAAGGCGTGACGCTCAAGCGTTTCCGCGCTCGTGCACAGGGCCGTGCCGCTCGTATCAACAAGCGCACCAGCCACATCACGGTCGTCGTCGCTAACAAGGAAGGAAACCGCTAA
- the rpsC gene encoding 30S ribosomal protein S3: protein MGQKINPFGYRLGITESHRSKWFSDSNKVGERYRDFVLEDDVIRKAMSKDLERAGVSRIVIERTRDRVRVDIHTARPGIVIGRRGAEAERVRAKLEKLTGKQVQLNIFEVKNAALDAQLVAQGIAEQLTNRVTFRRAMRKAQQDAMRAGAKGIRIKLSGRLGGAEMSRSEFYREGRVPLQTLRALIDYGFFEAKTTYGRIGVKVWIYKGDMTEREFEEQQAQQSNNRQGRRGDRRPRRGQRNAAPQQNAAAEAPAAAEAPAATETKE, encoded by the coding sequence ATGGGTCAGAAGATCAATCCGTTTGGCTACCGCCTGGGAATCACTGAGAGCCATCGTTCCAAGTGGTTCTCCGATTCCAACAAGGTCGGCGAACGCTACCGCGACTTCGTTCTCGAAGATGACGTCATCCGCAAGGCCATGAGCAAGGATCTCGAGCGTGCGGGCGTGTCCCGTATCGTCATCGAGCGTACCCGCGACCGCGTGCGTGTGGACATCCACACCGCTCGCCCGGGCATCGTCATCGGCCGCCGTGGTGCTGAAGCTGAGCGCGTTCGCGCCAAGCTTGAGAAGCTCACCGGCAAGCAGGTCCAGCTCAACATCTTCGAAGTGAAGAACGCAGCACTGGACGCCCAGCTCGTCGCACAGGGCATCGCTGAGCAGCTCACCAACCGCGTGACCTTCCGTCGCGCGATGCGTAAGGCCCAGCAGGATGCCATGCGTGCAGGCGCCAAGGGTATTCGTATCAAGCTCTCCGGCCGCCTTGGTGGCGCCGAAATGAGCCGTTCCGAGTTCTATCGCGAGGGTCGCGTTCCGCTGCAGACCCTGCGCGCCCTCATCGATTACGGCTTCTTCGAAGCCAAGACCACTTACGGCCGTATCGGCGTGAAGGTCTGGATCTACAAGGGTGACATGACCGAGCGTGAGTTCGAAGAGCAGCAGGCACAGCAGAGCAACAACCGCCAGGGTCGCCGCGGCGATCGCCGTCCGCGTCGTGGCCAGCGCAATGCTGCCCCGCAGCAGAACGCAGCAGCAGAGGCTCCGGCCGCAGCTGAGGCACCTGCCGCAACGGAAACGAAGGAGTGA
- the rplP gene encoding 50S ribosomal protein L16 encodes MLIPKRTKYRKQHRPVRRGMSKGGNEIAFGDFGIQALAPAYVTNRQIEAARIAMTRYIKRGGRVWITIFPDRPLTKKPLGTRMGSGKGTPEFWIANVHPGRVMFEIGGVSEDVAREALRRAIDKLPMKCRVIAREGGDI; translated from the coding sequence ATGCTTATCCCAAAGAGAACCAAGTATCGTAAGCAGCACCGTCCGGTCCGCCGTGGCATGTCCAAGGGCGGAAACGAGATCGCATTCGGCGATTTCGGTATCCAGGCTCTGGCTCCAGCTTATGTGACCAACCGCCAGATCGAGGCCGCTCGTATTGCCATGACCCGCTACATCAAGCGTGGTGGCCGCGTGTGGATCACGATCTTCCCGGATCGTCCGCTGACCAAGAAGCCGCTTGGCACCCGAATGGGTTCCGGTAAGGGTACTCCGGAATTCTGGATCGCTAACGTCCACCCGGGTCGCGTTATGTTCGAGATCGGTGGCGTGTCCGAGGATGTCGCTCGCGAGGCTCTGCGCCGCGCAATCGACAAGCTCCCTATGAAGTGCCGTGTTATTGCTCGTGAAGGCGGTGACATCTGA
- the rpmC gene encoding 50S ribosomal protein L29, translating to MAVGTADYTMKNLNEKTNEEIEGFLKKSKEELFNLRFQSATGQLENTARLKAVKHDIARMYTVLRERELGISQAPEATETKAEEK from the coding sequence ATGGCAGTCGGAACTGCAGACTACACCATGAAGAATCTGAACGAGAAGACCAACGAGGAGATCGAGGGCTTCCTCAAGAAGTCCAAGGAAGAGCTGTTCAACCTGCGCTTCCAGTCCGCGACCGGTCAGCTCGAAAACACCGCCCGCCTCAAGGCGGTCAAGCACGACATCGCCAGGATGTACACCGTCCTGCGCGAGCGTGAGCTCGGCATCAGCCAGGCCCCCGAGGCGACCGAAACGAAAGCTGAGGAGAAGTAA
- the rpsQ gene encoding 30S ribosomal protein S17 translates to MAEERNFRKVRRGYVVSDKMDKTISVELEQRSTHPLYGKVVRSTRTVKVHDEHNEAHIGDLVSIMETRPLSKTKRWRLDSIIERAK, encoded by the coding sequence ATGGCTGAAGAGCGTAACTTCCGCAAGGTTCGTCGCGGTTACGTCGTGTCCGATAAGATGGACAAGACGATTTCCGTCGAGCTCGAGCAGCGTTCGACCCACCCGCTGTACGGCAAGGTCGTGCGTTCCACTCGTACGGTCAAGGTCCATGATGAACACAACGAGGCTCACATTGGCGACCTCGTGAGTATTATGGAGACTCGGCCCCTGAGCAAGACCAAGCGTTGGCGTCTCGATAGCATCATCGAGCGCGCTAAGTAA
- the rplN gene encoding 50S ribosomal protein L14 → MIQQETRLHVADNTGAKELLAIRVLGGSKRRYAGIGDVIVASVKDAIPGGSVKKGDVVKAVVVRTVKEHRRVDGSYIKFDENAAVILGSGREPKGTRIFGPVGRELRDKRFMKIVSLAPEVI, encoded by the coding sequence ATGATTCAGCAGGAAACGCGGCTTCATGTCGCCGACAACACGGGTGCGAAGGAACTCCTCGCCATCCGAGTGCTCGGCGGATCGAAGCGACGCTATGCCGGCATCGGCGACGTGATCGTCGCCTCCGTCAAGGACGCCATCCCTGGCGGGTCGGTCAAGAAGGGCGACGTCGTCAAGGCTGTCGTCGTCCGCACTGTCAAGGAGCACCGTCGTGTGGACGGCTCCTACATCAAGTTCGACGAGAACGCCGCCGTCATTCTCGGCTCTGGCCGTGAACCGAAGGGCACTCGTATCTTCGGACCGGTCGGTCGTGAACTGCGCGACAAGCGCTTCATGAAGATCGTGTCCCTCGCCCCGGAGGTGATCTGA
- the rplX gene encoding 50S ribosomal protein L24 — translation MAAKIKSGDLVKVIRGKDRGKEGTVKQVLKDDRLIVEGVQIVKKHVRATQQGQQAGIVAVEAPIHRSNVMVIDPETKQPTRVRIVEKEEARDGKVKTVRVRVAKKSGKELA, via the coding sequence ATGGCAGCCAAGATTAAGAGCGGCGACCTGGTCAAGGTCATCCGCGGCAAGGATCGCGGCAAGGAAGGCACCGTCAAGCAGGTGCTCAAGGACGATCGTCTGATCGTTGAAGGCGTGCAGATCGTCAAGAAGCACGTTCGCGCTACGCAGCAGGGCCAGCAGGCCGGCATCGTGGCTGTCGAGGCTCCGATTCATCGCTCCAACGTGATGGTCATCGATCCGGAGACCAAGCAGCCGACCCGCGTGCGCATCGTCGAAAAGGAAGAGGCTCGCGACGGCAAGGTGAAGACCGTGCGTGTGCGTGTTGCCAAGAAGTCCGGAAAGGAGCTGGCATGA
- the rplE gene encoding 50S ribosomal protein L5, with protein sequence MTDTTVEAPATPRLKQKYNEQIVPELEKEFHYSNPMQVARVQKVVVSMGVGAAARDSKLIEGAVKDLTLITGQKPKITKAKKSVAQFHLREGQAIGAYVTLRGERMWEFLDRLLTMALPRIRDFRGINGNQFDGQGNYNFGLTEQSMFHEIDPDSIDHQRGMDITVVTSTKDDKEARVLLKHLGFPFKEN encoded by the coding sequence ATGACCGATACCACTGTCGAAGCGCCGGCAACTCCGCGCTTGAAGCAAAAGTATAACGAGCAGATCGTGCCGGAGCTGGAGAAGGAATTCCACTACTCCAACCCGATGCAGGTTGCTCGCGTCCAGAAGGTCGTTGTCTCCATGGGCGTTGGCGCCGCTGCTCGCGACTCCAAGCTCATCGAAGGCGCCGTCAAGGACCTCACCCTGATCACCGGCCAGAAGCCGAAGATCACCAAGGCCAAGAAGTCCGTCGCACAGTTCCACCTGCGTGAAGGCCAGGCCATCGGCGCTTACGTCACCCTGCGTGGCGAGCGCATGTGGGAGTTCCTGGATCGCCTTCTGACCATGGCTCTGCCGCGTATCCGCGATTTCCGTGGCATCAACGGCAACCAGTTCGACGGTCAGGGCAACTACAACTTTGGTCTCACCGAGCAGTCCATGTTCCACGAGATCGATCCGGATTCGATCGATCACCAGCGCGGTATGGACATCACCGTGGTGACCAGCACCAAGGACGACAAGGAAGCTCGCGTGCTCCTGAAGCATCTCGGCTTCCCCTTCAAGGAGAACTGA
- a CDS encoding type Z 30S ribosomal protein S14, which translates to MAKTALKNKAAAKPKFKVRAYTRCQVCGRPHSVYRKFGLCRICLREKAHRGELPGVTKSSW; encoded by the coding sequence ATGGCAAAAACCGCTCTTAAGAACAAGGCGGCCGCTAAGCCGAAGTTCAAGGTGCGCGCTTACACGCGTTGCCAGGTCTGCGGTCGTCCTCACTCCGTCTACCGCAAGTTCGGCCTTTGCCGCATCTGCCTTCGTGAGAAGGCCCACCGCGGCGAGCTGCCCGGCGTTACGAAGTCCAGTTGGTAA
- the rpsH gene encoding 30S ribosomal protein S8, producing MTMTDPIADMLTRLRNASAAKHETVDMPYSKFKANIAEILKREGYIKDFTAKEAKVGQTLEVTLKYGPNGERSIQGIKRISKPGLRRYAKSDALPMPLGGLGIAIISTSSGLLTQKECLDRGIGGEIVAFVW from the coding sequence ATGACAATGACAGATCCGATCGCAGACATGCTTACGCGTCTGCGTAATGCGAGCGCGGCAAAGCACGAAACCGTGGATATGCCGTACTCCAAGTTCAAGGCGAACATCGCCGAGATTCTGAAGCGCGAAGGCTACATCAAGGACTTCACCGCTAAGGAAGCCAAGGTCGGCCAGACTCTCGAGGTCACCCTCAAGTATGGTCCGAACGGCGAGCGTTCCATCCAGGGCATCAAGCGCATCTCCAAGCCGGGCCTGCGTCGTTACGCAAAGTCCGATGCTCTGCCGATGCCGCTCGGTGGCCTTGGCATCGCAATCATCTCGACTAGCTCGGGACTGCTGACCCAGAAGGAATGCCTCGACCGAGGCATCGGCGGCGAAATCGTCGCTTTCGTTTGGTGA